One part of the Dysidea avara chromosome 10, odDysAvar1.4, whole genome shotgun sequence genome encodes these proteins:
- the LOC136236236 gene encoding acid phosphatase type 7-like produces MAALFILLAVATTITSSVQGAGINPEQVHISATGDSTEMVIMWTTFITTNTSMVVYGEHGSNMTNNVTGKSVKFVDGGKNHTVRYMHTVTLTGLKSATKYDYKVGCSEKWSNTFTMTTLNNGTNWSPRLAVYGDMGSTNAQSLSRLINETNAGHFDAILHIGDFAYDFATDDGKVGDDFMNEIQEIATQIPYMTAPGNHEEAYNFSHYINRFAMPGGHANYYYSWDVGNAHFILFSTEVYFFFQYGPELVRYQYEWLEKDLKEVNSRKDRPWIITGAHRPMYCSTVDGDDCNRREGIVRVGYPFLHEYGLETLFYHYGVDIELWAHEHEYQRMWPVYNRTVYNGSDSEPYVDPKAPVHFITGSAGCKEGHVLSGEPMPWDALRNRDYGYSYLTVINSTHARWQQISDDKGGKVIDDVTIVRNNGYPAWL; encoded by the exons ATGGCGGCATTATTTATCCTTCTGGCAGTTGCTACTACCATCACTTCTTCAGTACAGGGAGCAGGAATTAACCCTGAACAAGTTCATATCTCCGCGACAG GGGACTCCACAGAGATGGTAATAATGTGGACCACATTCATCACCACTAACACTAGTATGGTAGTGTATGGTGAACATGGCAGCAACATGACTAATAATGTTACTGGTAAATCGGTGAAGTTTGTGGATGGAGGAAAGAATCACACTGTGAGATACATGCACACTGTTACTCTAACTGGCCTCAAATCAGCCACTAAATATG ATTACAAGGTTGGTTGTTCTGAAAAGTGGAGTAACACCTTCACTATGACAACACTGAATAACGGGACTAACTGGAGTCCTCGATTAGCTGTTTATGGTGATATGGGATCCACCAATGCTCAGTCACTATCCAGATTGATAAATGAGACAAATGCTGGACACTTTGATGCCATCCTCCACATTG GGGATTTTGCCTATGATTTTGCAACG GATGATGGGAAGGTTGGAGATGACTTCATGAATGAGATACAGGAGATAGCAACACAGATACCGTACATGACTGCACCTGGCAACCATGAAGAAGCTTA CAATTTCTCTCACTACATCAACAGATTTGCCATGCCGGGTGGTCATGCTAACTATTATTATAG CTGGGATGTAGGGAATGCTCACTTCATCCTCTTCTCAACTGAAGTGTACTTCTTTTTTCAGTATGGTCCAGAGCTAGTTAGATACCAGTATGAGTGGCTGGAGAAAGAtttgaaa GAAGTCAACTCTAGGAAGGACAGACCATGGATCATAACTGGTGCCCATCGACCAATGTACTGCTCCACTGTTGATGGTGATGATTGTAATCGCAGGGAGGGCATT GTACGAGTGGGCTACCCTTTCTTACATGAATATGGTTTAGAGACACTGTTCTATCATTATG GAGTTGATATAGAGTTGTGGGCACATGAACATGAGTATCAACGAATGTGGCCAGTCTACAACAGGACAGTGTACAATGGATCTGACAGTGAACCTTATGTGGATCCTAAAGCACCAGTACATTTCATCACTGGATCTGCT GGATGTAAAGAGGGTCATGTACTATCTGGTGAACCAATGCCATGGGATGCTTTGCGTAACCGTGACTACGGGTATTCATACCTGACAGTGATCAATTCTACTCACGCTAGATGGCAACAGATCTCAGATGACAAG GGTGGCAAAGTTATTGATGATGTTACGATTGTGAGAAATAATGGCTACCCAGCTTGGCTGTGA